A stretch of Cicer arietinum cultivar CDC Frontier isolate Library 1 chromosome 5, Cicar.CDCFrontier_v2.0, whole genome shotgun sequence DNA encodes these proteins:
- the LOC101508772 gene encoding uncharacterized protein isoform X1: protein MTNCTENNNNVSSSSSPTPTEVPESFSAFENLVALKRELAELNQGIRSYVYRRGRRVIENWGPPRFFIPNNALEDNISMSGDEKDNYSVYNPTEVDDDSQSTVKCPVCDFDIEVAALRDRSEDGSYEAYSMICPVCDENLGERVMRIVQNASSRKRAWKSEKYSIWSGHAAMDDKKHASWGNNHEPMSGSLLSPAMDNVSAPNSNDFLSDDDTISNASDIPIAKSIAADAPEAPDSVDEQDVQERRVRAAVVQELVMSAMFLE, encoded by the exons ATGACGAATTGCACTGAAAACAACAACAACGTGAGTTCTTCTTCATCACCAACACCGACTGAAGTGCCTGAGAGTTTTTCTGCTTTTGAAAATTTGGTTGCACTCAAGCGTGAACTCGCTGAACTCAATCAAGGAATTCGGTCTTATGTTTATAGACGAGGGAGGAGAGTCATTGAAAATTGGGGTCCACCAAGGTTTTTTATTCCCAACAATGCCCTTGAGGACAATATCAGTATGTCTGGGGATGAGAAag ATAACTATTCGGTGTACAATCCAACTGAAGTGGATGATGATTCTCAATCGACTGTGAAGTGTCCTGTATGTGATTTTGACATTGAAGTTGCTGCACTTCGTGACCGTTCTGAAGATGGGAGTTATGAGGCATATTCTATG ATTTGTCCTGTGTGCGATGAAAATTTAGGAGAGCGTGTAATGAGGATTGTGCAGAATGCAAGCTCGCGTAAG CGAGCTTGGAAGTCGGAGAAATACAGCATCTGGTCTGGTCACGCGGCAATGGACGACAAGAAACATGCTTCCTGGGGAAACAACCATGAACCAATGTCTGGTTCACTTTTGTCACCAGCTATGGACAATGTGTCTGCTCCAAACTCCAATGATTTTCTGTCTGATGATGATACTATCAGCAATGCCTCAGACATTCCCATTGCAAAAAG CATTGCAGCAGATGCACCGGAAGCACCGGATAGCGTTGATGAACAGGATGTTCAAGAGAGACGTGTCAGGGCTGCTGTAGTTCAGGAGCTGGTGATGTCAGCTATGTTCttggaataa
- the LOC101508772 gene encoding uncharacterized protein isoform X2 — protein sequence MDLDLMSFTLHHFPSSLKPSTTLHSVCTSNRFLEVMNTTISRFDAKGQQRYTQPNFNDNYSVYNPTEVDDDSQSTVKCPVCDFDIEVAALRDRSEDGSYEAYSMICPVCDENLGERVMRIVQNASSRKRAWKSEKYSIWSGHAAMDDKKHASWGNNHEPMSGSLLSPAMDNVSAPNSNDFLSDDDTISNASDIPIAKSIAADAPEAPDSVDEQDVQERRVRAAVVQELVMSAMFLE from the exons aTGGACTTGGACTTGATGTCTTTCACTCTTCATCACTTTCCTTCTTCTCTCAAACCCTCCACCACCCTTCACTCTG TGTGCACAAGTAACCGTTTCCTTGAAGTGATGAATACTACTATTTCACGTTTTGATGCAAAAGGCCAACAAAGATATACTCAGCCTAACTTCAATG ATAACTATTCGGTGTACAATCCAACTGAAGTGGATGATGATTCTCAATCGACTGTGAAGTGTCCTGTATGTGATTTTGACATTGAAGTTGCTGCACTTCGTGACCGTTCTGAAGATGGGAGTTATGAGGCATATTCTATG ATTTGTCCTGTGTGCGATGAAAATTTAGGAGAGCGTGTAATGAGGATTGTGCAGAATGCAAGCTCGCGTAAG CGAGCTTGGAAGTCGGAGAAATACAGCATCTGGTCTGGTCACGCGGCAATGGACGACAAGAAACATGCTTCCTGGGGAAACAACCATGAACCAATGTCTGGTTCACTTTTGTCACCAGCTATGGACAATGTGTCTGCTCCAAACTCCAATGATTTTCTGTCTGATGATGATACTATCAGCAATGCCTCAGACATTCCCATTGCAAAAAG CATTGCAGCAGATGCACCGGAAGCACCGGATAGCGTTGATGAACAGGATGTTCAAGAGAGACGTGTCAGGGCTGCTGTAGTTCAGGAGCTGGTGATGTCAGCTATGTTCttggaataa